GGGCAGCTACCTCGCCCTCCAGGGCGAGGCGGGCCGTTGGACCCCGGTGGTCCAGGCCCTGGGGGGCTCGGCCACGGTGGAGGTGGACTACGAGCCCGGCGCGGTGGCGGTCAGCTGCCAACCCGGGGACGAGGCGCCGAGCCTGCTGGCGGTCCACGCCCCGGCGGCGGAGACGGTGCTGCTGAACGGTGTGGCGCAGCCTTTCGCGCGGGATGGAGAGCTGGTGCTCCTGCGGCTCGGCCGGGCGGATGGCTGAGGCCTGCGGCCTGGCACCAGAGAGGATGAGCCATGGCTGACGGGCAGCTCTCCCCGGATCAGCTGCGGCAGCGGGCGGTCCGGTTCTTCGGTCGCTATGGCCAGGAGCTGGAGGCCATCCGCCAGCTCCTGCACATCCGGCTGGGCCAACTGGCCCTGGCCTACACCCTGGAGCATGGCCTGCCCCGGGATGCGGTACTGGTCATCAGCCGCACCAAGACCCTGGGCAGCTTTCTGGCCAAGCTGGAGCGGCAGGGCTGGCCCCAGTTCTATCTGCCCTCCGAGGTGGTTCAGGACCTGGTGGCGGCCCGGGTGGTCTGCTGGTTTCTGGACGACTGCTACGGCATGCTCCGCTTCGCCCAGGAGAGCCAGAACCTCTTGGTGGTCCCCGACTCGGTGGACGACTACAACCGGCAGCCCAAGCCCTCCGGCTACCGGGCCATCCATCTTCTGGTTCGGGTGCCTTACGACCGGGTGGCCGAGAAGGATGGCCGCCACCAGCTGGTGGCGGACCATCTGCGCGCCGAGGTGCAGATCCGCACCAAGCTCCAGGACGCCTGGGGCGAGCTCACCCACGAGATGCACTACAAGATGTCCACCCCCTTGCGCCAGCAGTACGACATGCTGGTGGCGGCCATGGCCGACCGCCTCTGGGCCGAGGACCGCTCCGCCGAGGCGATCCGCCAGCTTTTGCGGCGGGAGCGGCCGGCGAAGCACCGGGAAGGGCTGCGGGGCAGCTGAGGCCGGGATGGTCGTACGCCCGGCGGCGGTCACGATCCTTGGCCGGTGCCCTCGGTCTGCCCCGGCCGGGACACCGGTGGCTTGCGGCTGGTGAAAAAGGCGATCTCCTCGCCGGTGTGGCCCAGGAAGGCCTGGCTCGCCAGGCGGTGCAGCTGCTGGCGGATGCTGTCCAGGGGGGGGATCGGCGGCAGGACCGTCAAGTAGTGGCTCACGGGTGGCAAGGGCCGCAGCTCGAGCCTGGCGGCCAGCTCGCCGGCAATGTTGGGCTCCAGGCCCCCTTCCAGGCCGTCCCGCAAGGCCGAGTCGCCCAGGGAATGGAAGAAGCCGAGGATGGCGGACAGGTCGTTCTGGCGGGAAAACTGGCTGATGTCGGCGTTGATGGCGGCCAGATCCAGCTCCAGCTCCTGGAGCTTCTCCCGGTAGAGCCGGACATGGCCCTCCAGCCGATCGTAGCACTCGAAGACCAGGTTGCGGAAGCGGCGGAAGCGGGTGAGCCCGCCCATGTGCAGGCCCTCGAAGACCCGGGCGCGGATGGTGGGTGACTCGGTGAGATAGGGGTCGTAGTAGAGCTCCTGGTCGATGCCGCACAGCGCCAGGAAGGCGTGGATGAGGCCCTCGTCCTTGAGCAGGATGTAGAGGCGCACCAAGTCGAAGCTGATCCGCTTTTCCAGGATGAAGGTGTACTGCTGCACCTTGCGCTGGAAATCCCCCTCCTCCTCCTCGATGAGCTTCCGGAAGCCGAAGTAGCGCTCGGCGATGTCCTGTTTGATCTCGTCCCCCAGGGCGTCCTCGATGGCCTGTCGCTTCACGCTCTCCCCCCTCCTTTCCCTTGCCGTTTCTCCTGCCTCCCGGGTGGCCTGCGGGACTGGCGTAAGTCAGTCCAGCATCCCGTACGGCAACGGGTCAAGGGAAAACGCGGAGGGGGAGAGGGCGGGTCAGGCCGTCCGTTTCCGGGCGCCGGCGGGGGCGATGCCGGCCAGGGTCACGAAGTTGTCGAAGAAGCGATGGAACTGGCCGGCAATGATGTCCTGATGCTGGCGGGCATCGGCCAGAATGCGCTCGGGCGCCAGGTCTTTGCCGGCCACCATGGCCTCGAACCAGGACCGGTCGCTGGCCAGGAAGCCGGCCACCTCCTCGGGGCTGCCGGCGTGGTTGTCGAATTGCAGGCCGAGCAGGTGGGGGCGACCGGCCACCCCGATGGCCTCCACCTGACACTCGGCGGAGGTCATGAGCACGGTCAGGTTGTGGGGCAGGGGCTCCAGAACGGTCTGGCCGTGCCACTTGAAAAGGGGAAACCGGTGGTCGAGATGGGCGAGCGCCGGATGCTCGCGCCCGGCCTCGGTGACGTGGCCGGTGATGAATCCCAGGCTGGGGGTGAAGTTCTTGCCCACCCGGGCGCCCAGGGCGTCGGCCAGGAGCTGGTGGCCCAGGCAGAAGCCGAGATAGGGCCGGTCGTCGGCCAGGGATCGGGCGATGGCCTCCTTTTCCGGCCGCAGGAAGGGGTAGCGATCCTCCTCGTCCACGTTGGGGCTGCCGCCGAGAACGATGAGGGCGGCGTAGGGGGTGAGGTCCGGAATCCGCTCCTGCCACACCCGCACGATCTCGAGCCTCAGGCCGTGGCGCTGGCAGCCGGCCAGGAGGTTCCGGCCCGGCCCCTCCCAGGGGGTATGCTGGAAGACGCAAGCTCGCTTGTTCATGGGTCTCCTCCGGCAACAGCATCTTGTCTTCGGCCGGCCATTCCCGGGCCGATAGCGGCCCGGGAAAGGCCGGCTGTCTCAGAAGGCCATGCTCACGGTCACGCCACCGTAAACGATGGAGCTCTCGTCGTCCTGGAAGTTGGTCAGGTTGTCCGCCTCCAGGCGATCGGAGGCGGTGTTGCTCAGGGCAAAGGACCAGGCCACCTGGGGCGATACGGTGAAGATCTCGCCCACCGGGATGGTGAGGGCGGCGGAAAGCACACCGTCATGGAGGCAGGAGAACTCGTCGGTGCTGTTCACCTTGGTGAAGGCGTCGTCGTCGGAGTTGTAATAGCCGGCCCGGGCGCCCAGGTCCAGGGAGATGGTGTCGGTCAAGGGGAAGGAGTGGGACACCCCCAGGGTGACATACCAGCCTGGAATCAGATCGATGTCCCGGTAGATGGTCAGCGTCGGGGACAAGAGGGTGTCCAGGCCCAGCTTCACATAGAGCTCCTGGGTGTCGTCGGAACTGACGATGTCGAGGCCGTAGTAGATGTAGCCGACCCCGTAGTTGAGCATGCCGTAGGAGCCGTCGTAGGAGAGGGTGAGGTCGGTCTCGTTCCAGTCGCTGGCGTTGTCCTGGGGATCCGGTGTGGTGGGGTCCGAGTCGTAGCGGTCGGTGTCCATGTTGCCCCAGAGGTTCATGCCAAAGCCCTTGTAGCCCACGGTGAGGGAGGGCTGGACGACCACGCTGTGGCGGCTGAAGATCCAGCCCCGCCAGACATACTGGGACAGGGCGCTCACCGCCAGGGTGGCGGAGGGCTTCTCCGGCTCCTCTTCGGCGAATGCGCTGGCTGGGGTGAGGAGAGGAGCGGCCGCCATGGCGGCCAGGACGAGGACGGTTGCGGTGCGGCTTGTGGTGCGCATGGGATCTCCTTCGCTTCCTGGGTGATGAGGATTTCAAGGCTCCGGATGGGCCGGTGGCCGGCGCCAGCCGGAGACGGCTCGTGACGGGCTACTTGGTGACGAAGTCGTGGTAGGCGTGGGCGCCATGCTCGCCGATGTCGAGGCCCTCCATCTCCTCCTCCTCGCTGACCCGCAGGCCCATGGTCAGGGCGATGATCTTGAAGAGGATGAAGGCCAGGCCAAAGGACCAGACAAAGGCCGCGCCGATGCCCAGGGCCTGGACCCCGATGACGCTGGCGGAGGCGCCTTCCAGGTTGAAGAGGCCGGCGGCCAGGGTGCCCCAGGCGCCGCAGACGCCGTGCACCGAGACCGCGCCCACCGGGTCGTCCACATGGATGCGATCGAAGAAGAGGACCGACAGCACCACCAGGATGCCGGCGATGGCGCCGATCAGGATCGAGCTGGTCGGGCTGACGTTGGCGCAGCCGGCGGTGATGCCCACCAGGCCGGCCAGGGCGCCG
The DNA window shown above is from Thermodesulfobacteriota bacterium and carries:
- a CDS encoding GTP pyrophosphokinase; amino-acid sequence: MADGQLSPDQLRQRAVRFFGRYGQELEAIRQLLHIRLGQLALAYTLEHGLPRDAVLVISRTKTLGSFLAKLERQGWPQFYLPSEVVQDLVAARVVCWFLDDCYGMLRFAQESQNLLVVPDSVDDYNRQPKPSGYRAIHLLVRVPYDRVAEKDGRHQLVADHLRAEVQIRTKLQDAWGELTHEMHYKMSTPLRQQYDMLVAAMADRLWAEDRSAEAIRQLLRRERPAKHREGLRGS
- a CDS encoding type 1 glutamine amidotransferase → MNKRACVFQHTPWEGPGRNLLAGCQRHGLRLEIVRVWQERIPDLTPYAALIVLGGSPNVDEEDRYPFLRPEKEAIARSLADDRPYLGFCLGHQLLADALGARVGKNFTPSLGFITGHVTEAGREHPALAHLDHRFPLFKWHGQTVLEPLPHNLTVLMTSAECQVEAIGVAGRPHLLGLQFDNHAGSPEEVAGFLASDRSWFEAMVAGKDLAPERILADARQHQDIIAGQFHRFFDNFVTLAGIAPAGARKRTA